The genome window GGGCTTTGCGATGCCAGGAACGAGACTTGAACTCGTGACACGTGGATTTTCAGTCCACTGCTCTACCAACTGAGCTATCCCGGCTTGTTTTTTCGCGCTTTACTATCTTAGCAGACACATACAAAATTTAGCAAGCACTTTTTCAAATTAATTTTCGATCGCCCGGAACCGCCCGCCTGTAAGCTAAAAGCTGCAACCTAAAATCCAAGAATCGCAATGGCACAGCAACATCGGGACAGCGGAAGTAAGAGTCTGCTTGTCTTGGGAATAATTTGGCTGCTGGGGGCAATTAGCGATCGCCTCTGGTTTGCCCTCGATCGATCTGTCCCCGCGTGGGATCAAGCAGAATACCTGACTAGCACCCTGAATTACTTGCAGGCGTTGCAGCATCCTCAGTGGTTTTCCGGGGAGTGGTGGACAAACTTCTGGCTGCTTTCGACGAAAATTCCGCCCTTGGCATACATCTTAACCGTTCCGTTTCTTCAGGTTTTCGGTACTGGGGGCGATCGGGCAACCCTCGTTCATCTATTATTTAGTGCAATTCTCCTCGCCTCAGTCTACAGTCTGGGCGTCCAATTATTTAACCGGCAAGTCGGTTTGTGGGCCGCTGCAATTTGCGTTTTGTTACCGGGACTTTATCGGTTTCGCTTGCAATTTTTACTCGACTATCCCCTCACTGCGGCGATTACTTTTGCTTTCTATTGTCTGACAATGTGGAAGGCTTCTGAAGGAAGAAGTTCGGCAACGGATTCTGTAACGGATGTAACGGATGTAACAGATAGAACTCAGTTGAAAGAACGAACGAATAAAAAGTATAAATTCTCCCCCTCCCCCACTCTCCCCCTCTCCGCGTCATCTTTCTTTTGGGCGATCGCCTTTGGAATTTCTCTCGGTTTATCAATATTAGTTAAACACACTACCGTATTATTTCTGTTTACCCCGATTGTATGGTTGGCTGTTGGTGCTGTACGGCAAAAAGCTTGGGGAAGATTAGCCCAATTAGCAGGTAGTTTGTTGCTGTCGGTGGCGGTGTTTGGGCCCTGGGCGAAAACCAATTGGCTGTTAATTTTGACCGGGGGAAAACGGGCAACGGTGGATTCTGCGATCGCCGAAGGAGATCCGGCCCTCAATACGATCGACGCTTGGATTTACTACGGCCAACACTTACCCGAACACATTTCTTGGCCTCTGTTACTGATTCCCTTAGTAGGATTCATACTTTATTGGCGTCGCCGGCAAGATAGTTCCTCAATCTTTTATCTCAACTCCTGTCGCTGGCTGGCTGTTTTCTGGGGAGGAGCTTATTTAATTAATTCTCTAAATATCAACAAAGATGACCGATATGTGATACCTTATTTGCCAGTTTTATCTATTTTCTTAGCCTACTGTTTAACACTCTGGCCTTGTCGGTGGGGACGACAAATTCGCTGGGGTACAATTGGCTTGGCAATTCTGGCGATGCTGTTCCATATCTTGCCGCTGGGAGGTACTCTGGGAAATACCTTAGTCCAAATTATCAGTCCCGGCAATTCTAGCTATCCTTACTTGGGGAAAGAGTGGCCGCACCGAGAGGTAATTGCCGAAATTATCGATCGGGAACCTTATTTGCAATCTACTTTAGGCGTGTTGCCTTCGACGCCGGAAATTAACCAGCATAATTTGAATTTTTACGGTGCTTTGGCTAATTTTCAGGTTTACGGGCGACAGGTGGGAACGAATTTAAAAGAAGTGCCGCAAGATGTGCGATCGCTCTCTTGGTTCGTCACTAAAACAGGCCCGCAAGGTTCGATTCGCGAAGGAATTAAACAAGCTCAAAATGCTGCGGTGGCTGCGATTGAAAAAGGGAATCAATTTGAGTTAGATAAAACTTGGGTTTTGCCAGATTATACTAATTTAAATCTTTATCGCAAGCGAGTGCAGCCTGTCGAAATACAGCCGTTGAATGAAGGGCGATCGCAAGTACAATTAGATCGAGTTACTGTCGGGGAAAAAGCAGTTCCCGGAGTGGCGCTGCCGGTTACTTATACTTGGTCTGGGCCTTGGCAGCAGTTGCAGTCTGGTTTAGTGTTGGTAACGTGGCAAAATCAGCAGTCTGGCGATATTCCACCGGGACAGACTTTCAGGATTTTACACGATCGCGCGATCGCCCAGGCAACTTTGCATCCGGGGAAGCTGGAAGCGGATAAATTTGCTGTGGGGTTTCGAGTTGTCGATCGCACGGCGATGCTTCCTCCTGCTAATATTGCACCGGGAACTTACAATCTGCAAGCTACTTATCTAAATCGGAAAACCGGCGAAACTTATCCGATTAATGTGCCGGCAGTGAGTGTTAAGATCGAGGCAGAGCCTAGAAACGAGAATAAAGCACCTGGAAACGAGGATAATACAGATAAGCCTGAGTTAGATTTGGTGACTCAATTGCGGGCGATGGCGACTGATTTACCCAAAGGATTGCCCGGTTTAGAACCCGTGTTCGAGCAGATTGGACGCATCAATCAGTACGATCCAATTCAAGATTATACCGTGCAAGCGGAACAAGCATTAGAATATCGGTTGAAACAGGAACCAAATAATCTAGAATTGGCTTATGCTTTGGCATTTTCTCGGGTATTGCAGCAGAATGTCGAAAGTTCGATCGCAGCCTTAGAAAAAGTCACTCAACTCGACTCAAAAAACCCTTACGCATACGCCTATCTCGCTTTCGTACACCTGTACGGCTGGCATCCCAAAGCCGCTCAAACAGCCTTAAAACCTGCTCTCGCTCTCAACTCCCACCTACCGGAAATTAGAGTTTTAAACGGTGCAGCGGCTCTGATGCAAGGTAATCTCATTCAAGCATGGCAAGATTTGCAATACTTAAAAAAACTAAAAATTTAACAATCCCTTTTATTGTGGCACGGGCGTCCCGCCTGTGCTTTCAAATCGGTAACGCCTGTGCTTCCAAATCGGTAACGCCTGTGCTTCCAAATCGGTAACGCCTGTGCTTTCAAATCGGTAACGCCTGTGCTTCCAAATCGGTAACGCCTGTGCTTTCAAATCGGTAACGCCTGTGCTTTCAAATCGGTAACGCCTGTGCTTTCAAATCGGTAACGCCTGTGCTTCCAAATCGGTAAAAAACAGAAAACCAATGAACCAACTCAGAATTGTCTCTCTAATTCCCAGTGCCACCGAAATTGTAGCACTTTTAGGATTAACCGATGCAATTGTCGGCCGTTCCCACGAATGCGATTATCCCCCAGAAATCCAAAATTTACCTGTTTGCACTCAGCCTAAATTCAATCCCGAAGGAACTAGCAGCGAAATTCACAACCGCGTGACAGAATTGTTGCAAAATGCGCTGAGTGTGTATAAAGTAGAAATAGATACTTTGGAAAAATTGCAGCCGACTCACATTATTACTCAAGCTCAATGTGAAGTCTGCGCTTGTTCTCTAACAGAGGTTGAACAAGCAGTAAGTACGCTGGTAAATAGCAAGCCAGAAATTATTTCTTTGCAGCCTAATTTGCTAGCAGAAATCTGGACGGATATTCAGCGAGTTGCTGATGCTTTGGGCGTAGATGCCAAAAGTGCGATCGACCTTTTGCAATCCCGCATCGATGCTATTACCTCGAAAGCACAAGCATCATCTATTATGACCACAAAAGAGAGACTTCCCAAAGTAGCCTGCATCGAATGGATTGAACCTTTGATGGCTGCGGGTAACTGGATTCCCGAATTAGTGGCAATGGCGGGAGGCAATTCGCTATTTGGAATTGTCGGCGAACATTCCCCTTGGTTAAAGTGGGAAGCGCTAGTAGAAGCTAATCCCGATGTAATTATTTTCATGCCTTGCGGCTTCGATTTAAACCGCACTCGCAGCGAAGCAATGCAGATAACTAAATACGCAGAATGGGCTAATTTGCAAGCAGTAAAAACTGGGAAAGTTTACATAACTGACGGCAATTCTTACTTTAATAGGCCGGGGCCGAGATTGGTTGATTCGTTAGAAATTTTAGCAGAAATTCTCCATCCCCAAATCTTCGATTTTGGCTATCGGGGTAAGGGTTGGCAGCCATTTTTGTAAGTACCCGCAGCTAGCTAAAGCTTTATCTATAGCAATCCTCGCATCATTTGTGAATTTCTTGCGGACTCCCAGCTTGCTCGGGGAGGGTTGGGGTGGGCTAAAAAATTTACGACTCCTGCAACGATTGCTATATATTATAGCAACCGCCAAGACGGTTAGGAGGTTGTTAATGGCTGAAACGATTGATTGTATTGCTTCTTTCTTCTTCCGACTTCCATCGGACTTCTGCTCTAATTCTGAATTGCCTGCCATACAAATAAGGACACAACATTGTTGTGTCCTTACTTCGCGTTCATTTAACCGAATCTGACATCAATTGATGCAAAAAACGCTAGTCCTACTTGGCATCAGGGGGCATCAAAACCTTGTCAATTACGTGAATCACGCCGTTGGTAGCTTTGATATCAGCTTTCACAACATTAGCGCCGCTGACAGTAACTTTGCCTGCGCTAACAGCTACCTTCAGCGAACTGCCTTCGACACTTTTAACATCGCCGGATTTCAGGCTAGTAGATAAAACCGAACCAGGAACAACGTGGTAAGTTAAAATCTTAGTAAGTTTGGCTTTGTTGGCGGGTTTGAGCAAATCATCCAAAGTTCCTTTTGGCAAAGCAGCAAATGCCGCGTCTGTCGGTGCAAAAACAGTGAAAGGGCCTTTTCCTTGTAAAGTTGTCACCAAACCGGCTGCTCCCAAAGCTTTTGTCAGCGTCTTGAATTGAGGGTCGCCAGATGCAATAGCAACAATATCCTTAGTAGCTGCAGTTGATGCCGGTGAAGCAGCGGTTTTCACCTTTCCAGGAACTTGTTGAGTTTGATTTGCATTAGCAACATCGGTGTTGGAGGTGATGTGAGCTACAGCCGGGAAACCAATCAACGCGCTAGCGCCGATTATTCCTGCGAAACCTGTGAGTTGTTTCATCCAGCTAGGTAAATTTTGATTTTTCATTTCGCTTGCATTTCCTTATGAGATAAAACAGTGAACATGAATTTTTATGTTAGCCAAATCTCGACAAAAGGTAAGGTTGCCAGAGGCTAAGATAGCAAGAAAATTGTCTTGCAGCCCCCGATCGACCAAAACTCCCTTACTATAACCCAAGCTGAGCAATCGGGCATCAACCACCAAATCTGTAACTCAAAACCTCAATCACCGAACCAGTTTGGGGTAAGTCAGCAGATTTGATCGAAATCGTGTCATTATTCAATCGGCGCACCGGCGTACCATCCATCAGCGCCAAGAATTCATCCAGCGGCACCAAATCGCACGCAGCAGCATCGGCGGCTTGGGTTTTGAAATGTGTCGGAATCACCATCTTCGGTTTGAGAAGTTGCAAAGTTTGCTTCGCTTCCGCCGGAGTGTAAGCTTTCGGCCCGCCGCCCACGGGAATCAGCACTACATCGGGCCGCCCGATCAAGATTTGTTCTTCAATGCCGATCGGGCCAGCAACTCCGCCCAAGTGTAAAATCTTAACGCCCGCTTGCTGCCACAGCCAAGCCACATTCACCCCAAATCGCCGTCCTCCCTCACGGTCTTTTTGGGTCCGAATCCCTTGAATCCGCAGCCCGTTAGACTTGTAAGCCCCCGGTTCGTACAAAAGGCCGGGATTGCCCGCAAATCCGTCGATGGCCCCTTCATCGAGCAACCGGCTGCTAATCAGAATCAAATCTGTTTGCACTTTAGGAGAACGATAGCCTGCCGTACAGCCCAGGGGGCGAAAAGGATTCACCAGCACCCTCGCACCGCCTCCGGCGAACAAGAAGCAAGTGTGCCCCAACCACTGAACCGACAAAGAATCAGCAGTTTGAGCTTGATAGCTTTCCCATCCAGATGGCAAACCAGTAAAGAAAGCTGCTAGCAAACCCGTCTGTGCGTAACGTATTAATTGTCGCCGTTTCATCTTGTGGTTGGGGTTGTCGGGTGTTGGTCGTTTGTTGTTATACCACAAAACACCGTCAGTCGATTTTAGATTTTAGATTTTAGATTTTAGATTTACTTGCAGCGCAGTGAATCTGGAATCTCGAACAGGAGTCTAAAATTTGGGGTTCACCACGACAGGAGTGGGGGGCTTGTATCCTTTTTGAGGCGGTTCAGGTGCGAAAATGTGTACCCTACTCTCACCGTAAGGTGCTATGAGAGCGAACCCTACAAATTCAGAGAAATTTAACTAAAGCCGTTCCAAGAAATTTCGCAATAATTGCTTTCCCGAAGTCGTCAAAATACTTTCCGGGTGAAACTGCACACCTTCAATATGCGGATATTCCCGGTGCCGCACGCCCATAATAGTTCCGTCTTCAACCCAAGCCGTAATTTCCAAAACTTCTGGACAACTCTGCTTTTCAATTACCAAACTGTGATAGCGAGTTGCAATCATCGGCGATTCCACGCCCTGAAAAACTCCGACTCCTGCGTGTTCTACCTGAGAAGTTTTGCCGTGCATCAACACGGGCGCAGAAACAATTTTCCCGCCGAATACTTGACCGATACTTTGATGTCCGAGGCACACGCCTAAAATCGGTAGAGTCGGCCCCAATTCTTTGATTAATTCCAGAGAAATTCCCGCATCTTCCGGCCGCCCCGGGCCTGGAGAAATTACCACTGCTGCCGGCTGCAATCGGCGAATTTCTGCTAAGGAGATTTGGTCGTTGCGGTAGACTTGCACTTCGCTTGCTACCGGCAACTGGGCACCCAGTTCTCCTAAATACTGTACCAAATTGTATGTAAAACTGTCGTAGTTATCGATGACTATAATCACGGGTTAAGTTAGATTTTAGGTTTTAGATTTTAGATTTTAGATTGACTCGCTGCCTGAAAGCAAGGATTTCAAGATTTTAGATAGATGCCGAAGATAAAAATAGCTGCAATATAGACGAATAAGACTAAAAATCTCAAATTGGTCATCTAAAACCTAAAATTTTCTGGGTTCAATAAGTTACTGACGGCCGATCGCAATTTGAACTACTGCCCACAAAGGAGGAAGCAGAAGTGCTGCACCGACGATGATCGCAGCCATTGCCGATACCAGAACCGCTCCGGCACCGCAGTCTTTGGCAATTTTGGCTAGTTCGTGGTAAGATTGCCCGACTGTCAAGTCTACCACCGATTCGATCGCCGTATTCAGCAGTTCCATTGCTAAAACTATGCCAATGGTGACGCCGATCACAGATATTTCTACAGGTTTGAGTTGCAAAAATAGCCCGAGTCCGATCGCCAATGTTCCTATAACTGTGTGAATCCGAAAATTGCGCTGAGTTTCAAAAGCATAACTCAGACCCCCCCAAGCGTATCTAAAACTGGTAGCTAAGCTAGATGCGATTTTCCAGGACAGCTCTCGGTTGTATTTCAAGGCTTTTTTAGACTCGTGGACTGTCTGGCTAGAAGAGTCTTGAGGCATGGGCAGGAACTGTGCGATTTGTGATGAAATTGAGGGTCTATCTAGTGTCATAAAGAACCAACTTTAATTTACAGAGATGAATGAAAGCTAAACTTTTCAAATTAACTTCATCTAGTCTAGGTAACTTTTCTAAGTTTTTACTAAAGTTTTGGTGTAATTTCAGAAAGTTATGTTGGGCTTGACATGATTTGTTAAGTAACCATCAACTTAAGTTATGCTGTTTGGATTGTCAGACCGATCGCCCGCAGCAATGTTTCCTGTCGATCGAGCATTTGAGCCAGACTTTCTTCATCCGGGTGATCCCAGCCCAAAAGATGCAGAAAACCGTGGGCTGCCAGCCAAGCTAGTTCGGTCTTCAGGGGATGTCCTTGCTGCTGGGCTTGTCGGTTAGCTGTATCGATCGAGATGACGATATCACCCAAGTATAGGGGTTCAGATGACTGCATTTCCTCTAGCTGAGGACAGTCTACCTCTAAAGCTGCGAAAGCTAGTACATCGGTCGGTCGATCTTGCTGGCGGTACTGGAGGTTGAGGGCTTGCATCTCCGTATCGGCGGTTAAACGCAGACTGACTTCGTAGCCCGGTGCCGCTGGCACATCCGCCGCCTGGTTTTCCAGCCAAACGCTAAACCAATTTTCCCAGGTTTCGGCTGAAATCTCCCCGCTGGCTGCAATCTCAGGGAGGTTGGAAGCGTCGGCTGACTGCTGGGCGATCCCGTAACAGTCTTCGACGTTCACCTCTATTAACATTTTTTTGCTCTCCTGTCAAGGAATATATTCAATTTTTTTACAAATTCCAATTGCGCGATCGAACGGCAGGGGATTTTGCTGTTGCTGGCAAGATACAGTAATCTGTTAGAGATTGCAACAGGCAGGCAGAACAATCAGCTTAACTCCCGATCGAGAAAGCTTAAAAATATCAGCAGAAATGAGAGGCTGATTGTTAGAATCCCCGATTAAGAATTGAAATAGCGATCGAGAAAAGCCAAACCGACGAGTACGCCTAAAAGTCCGATCGCTGTCAAGGCAAAATGAAACAGAGAAGTGGCCCGCTTGCGAACCATGTTCCGCATCGCCAGCTTGACATAACTCGGTGGAGGTGCAGTGTTTGTCGGCGCTGTCTGGGTTTCGGCGGACTCTTCCGAGGCGGGAATGGCTGAGGGAGGTTGACTCATAACGGTTAGTTTAGAAGGTTAACAGAGAGGCTGCTGAAGACAGACTCGCCACGATATTAACAAATATGTAACGTTTTGTGTAGGTGTTTTGAGTTTTTCGAGCCTCGCCACCCTATATTTGTGTAGGGGTCACTTCTGTGACATCACAAACCGCCAAAAATTATCATAAACCCGCCCTATACCTGGGAAGAATCTACTTGCCCTCTTTCCCCCAACAAAGCATCCGCCCAAACAGCATCTGATTCTGAAAGCGCAGGTACGGGTGCGGCGGTGTAATCTATTCTAAAGTCATAGGCGGCGCGATCGTAAACCCCATTTAATAACGCTTGTAAATCTACAATTGGTTCCTCGTCGCCCGCGCGCAAAGGCAATGGAAATGCAGGAATCATATCGGGTAAATTAAAAAGGTACAAATCTGCCAAAGGCCTTTGATTTGCCCGACTCACCAAAATTCGATAACTTGCCTCAATATCGTTATCAAAAACTAACATGGGTTGGTAACTTCGCAGCAAGTCAATCTCAACCAGATGAGTGCGACTACCAAACACCTTTTCTCGCTTTGCTTCATACATTTCTCGCCCTTTTCCAGGGCGCTTATTTGTTGGAGAAAGCACTTCAATTACAGTCACTACCTTTTTAGTTTCAGTTTCGATGACCTGCAAATAACTTTCTTTTACTTCCACTGGCCAAGGTATTCTCACCTTCAAAGACTGGGTGGGCGGAGCGGCAACGGCGACATTAGAAGTAGTCTCGGTTGTTGGAGCTAGTGAGCGTTGTATTGTGACATCGGGAATGCCAATTACTAAAGCATCTTCGCCGCTGAGTTGATAAATTCTTTGTTCAATATCTACTAAATATTTAGGCAGCAATTGCGGAGTTAACAAATCTGCGATCGCCACTATTAACCTATTGTGAACAGAACGCCACAATTCAGGACTTTCTAAATAAGGATTCATCCCTGGAAACGGATTAGGCATTAATTTAGCTCCTGTTAATTTACCTACTTCTATTATCCCCTTAACGCTCTCTCCCGCAACAGAGAATCGGCCCAAACAGCATCCGTTTCTGACAGCGGGGGTACTGCATCGGCTGTATAATCAATTTCAAAATCATAACCTGCGCGATCGTATACTTGATTAATCAGCGCCTGTAAATCCAGAACAGGCTCTACATCTTCGGGACGCAAAGGCAAGGGAAATGCAGGAATTGTATCGGGAAGGTTAAATAAGTATAAATCTGCGATCGGGCGTTGATTGCTGCGGCTGACTAAAACGCGGCAGTCGCTTTTATAGGAATGTCCGAAAATTGGCAAAGGTTCCCCAGCCCGCAACAAGTCTATTTCGACTAAATGGGTACTGCTATCAAATATTTTATTTCGCTTATTGTCATACTTTTCTCGACCTTCCCCCCAGCGTTTATTTGCAGGCGAAAGCACTTCAATAACGGTGACAACTTCCTTGGTTGCCATATCGATTACTTCTAAATATCCTTCCCTAAATTCTTCCGAGACTGGAATTCTCACTTTTAAAGGCTGCACAGTTCGGGAAGCGACGGCGACAGCATTAGATGCGATCGCACTTGCGGGACGGCGTTTCTGTTGGATAGAGACATCAGGAATCGCTACTAATAGAGAATTTTCACCTTTGATTTCGTAAATTCGCTTTTCAATAGCAACGCGGTATTTAGGGCGCAATTGCGGAGTTAACGACTCCTTAATCACACTAATCAGTAAATGATGGACTTCTGGCCAAAAATCAGGATGTTCTAAATAAGGATTCATCCCCGGAAAAGGATTAGGCATGAGCGTACTTCCCGTTTACCACTACTATTTTAGCAGCTCAATTAAAATAACGCAGACAATATAAAACTATCATCTGCGTTAATCCGCGTGCATCTGCGATTAAAAGCCCCTAAAAATTCCCGTAACTGCTAATCGCCCCCTGCAACCTCCCAATCACTTCATCAACCGAAATCGCCCCCAACTCCCCAGAAGCGCGAGTCCGAATATTCAAACTATTCGCCTCAACCTCCTTCGCACCCACAACACCCATCACCGGAATTTTATCCTTCTCAGCATTGCGAATCAACTTGCCCAAACGCTCGCTATTCTCATCAGCTTCAGCGCGAATATTTAGCGCTTTCATCTTCGCCGCCACTTCCTTCGCAAACGGCAAAAAGTCGGCGCTTACAGGCAACAACCGCACCTGAACCGGCGCCAACCACAGCGGAAAATCGCCCGCATACTGCTCGATCAAAATCCCGATCAAACGTTCCAAAGAACCGAAAGGAGCGCGGTGAATCATCACCGGGCGCTTGCGAGTGCCGTCTTCAGCAACGTATTCCAAATCAAAACGTTCTGGCAAGTTGTAATCTACCTGAACAGTTCCTAGTTGCCATTCTCTATCCAAGACATCTTGGAAAATGAAATCGAGTTTCGGCCCGTAAAAAGCGGCCTCCCCAATTCCTTCAAAATAATTCATGCCCAAAGTTTCCACCGCGCGGCGGATTGCACCTTGAGCTTTTTCCCAAGCTTCATCGGAACCGATGTATTTCTCTAAATTGTTCGGATCGCGGAAACTCAAACGCGCCTTAAAGTTTTTCAGTTGCAGACTCTTGAAGACTGACAGAATCAAATCCACCACATTCAAGAATTCAGCATCCAACTGTTCCGGCGTGACAAATAAATGGGAATCATCCACCGTAAAGCCGCGCACCCGCGTTAAACCGCCCAATTCTCCCGATTGTTCGTAGCGGTAAACTGTGCCGAATTCCGCCAACCGCATCGGCAGTTCGCGATAGGAACGCAATTCGCTTTTGTAAATTTGAATGTGAAAAGGGCAGTTCATGGGTTTCATCACAAAACCCTGTTCGTTTGCAGCAGCTTCCTCATCTTCTGCCATCAGCGGAAACATATCTTCTTTGTATTTCTGCCAGTGACCGGAAATTTTGAACAAATCGACTCTAGCGATGTGCGGAGTCACTACTTGCAAATAGCCGCGCTTGATTTGTTCTTGTTTCAAGTAATCTTCTAAAATACTTCTCAAAACAGTGCCTTTCGGCGTCCACAAAGGCAAACCCGGGCCCACCGCATCGGCAAAAATAAATAAGCCTAATTCTTTGCCTAACTTGCGGTGGTCGCGCCTTAATGCTTCTTCTTTGCGGTGTTTGTATGCTGCTAGCTGTTCGGGAGTTTCCCAAGCTGTGCCGTAAATGCGCTGCAATTGAGCTTTGGTTTCGTCGCCCCGCCAGTAAGCGCCTGCTAGGCTTTCTAGCTCGATCGCCTTTGGATTCAACTCACTGGTATTATCCAAGTGAGGCCCGGCGCACAAATCCCACCATTCGTCGCCCAAATGGTAAAGAGTAATCGGTTCGATCAAACCTGCTAAAATTTCTAATTTGTAAGGTTCATTAATCTCCTTAATTCTGC of Oscillatoria nigro-viridis PCC 7112 contains these proteins:
- a CDS encoding glycosyltransferase family 39 protein, translating into MAQQHRDSGSKSLLVLGIIWLLGAISDRLWFALDRSVPAWDQAEYLTSTLNYLQALQHPQWFSGEWWTNFWLLSTKIPPLAYILTVPFLQVFGTGGDRATLVHLLFSAILLASVYSLGVQLFNRQVGLWAAAICVLLPGLYRFRLQFLLDYPLTAAITFAFYCLTMWKASEGRSSATDSVTDVTDVTDRTQLKERTNKKYKFSPSPTLPLSASSFFWAIAFGISLGLSILVKHTTVLFLFTPIVWLAVGAVRQKAWGRLAQLAGSLLLSVAVFGPWAKTNWLLILTGGKRATVDSAIAEGDPALNTIDAWIYYGQHLPEHISWPLLLIPLVGFILYWRRRQDSSSIFYLNSCRWLAVFWGGAYLINSLNINKDDRYVIPYLPVLSIFLAYCLTLWPCRWGRQIRWGTIGLAILAMLFHILPLGGTLGNTLVQIISPGNSSYPYLGKEWPHREVIAEIIDREPYLQSTLGVLPSTPEINQHNLNFYGALANFQVYGRQVGTNLKEVPQDVRSLSWFVTKTGPQGSIREGIKQAQNAAVAAIEKGNQFELDKTWVLPDYTNLNLYRKRVQPVEIQPLNEGRSQVQLDRVTVGEKAVPGVALPVTYTWSGPWQQLQSGLVLVTWQNQQSGDIPPGQTFRILHDRAIAQATLHPGKLEADKFAVGFRVVDRTAMLPPANIAPGTYNLQATYLNRKTGETYPINVPAVSVKIEAEPRNENKAPGNEDNTDKPELDLVTQLRAMATDLPKGLPGLEPVFEQIGRINQYDPIQDYTVQAEQALEYRLKQEPNNLELAYALAFSRVLQQNVESSIAALEKVTQLDSKNPYAYAYLAFVHLYGWHPKAAQTALKPALALNSHLPEIRVLNGAAALMQGNLIQAWQDLQYLKKLKI
- a CDS encoding cobalamin-binding protein; the encoded protein is MNQLRIVSLIPSATEIVALLGLTDAIVGRSHECDYPPEIQNLPVCTQPKFNPEGTSSEIHNRVTELLQNALSVYKVEIDTLEKLQPTHIITQAQCEVCACSLTEVEQAVSTLVNSKPEIISLQPNLLAEIWTDIQRVADALGVDAKSAIDLLQSRIDAITSKAQASSIMTTKERLPKVACIEWIEPLMAAGNWIPELVAMAGGNSLFGIVGEHSPWLKWEALVEANPDVIIFMPCGFDLNRTRSEAMQITKYAEWANLQAVKTGKVYITDGNSYFNRPGPRLVDSLEILAEILHPQIFDFGYRGKGWQPFL
- a CDS encoding fasciclin domain-containing protein, with translation MKNQNLPSWMKQLTGFAGIIGASALIGFPAVAHITSNTDVANANQTQQVPGKVKTAASPASTAATKDIVAIASGDPQFKTLTKALGAAGLVTTLQGKGPFTVFAPTDAAFAALPKGTLDDLLKPANKAKLTKILTYHVVPGSVLSTSLKSGDVKSVEGSSLKVAVSAGKVTVSGANVVKADIKATNGVIHVIDKVLMPPDAK
- a CDS encoding MBL fold metallo-hydrolase, with amino-acid sequence MKRRQLIRYAQTGLLAAFFTGLPSGWESYQAQTADSLSVQWLGHTCFLFAGGGARVLVNPFRPLGCTAGYRSPKVQTDLILISSRLLDEGAIDGFAGNPGLLYEPGAYKSNGLRIQGIRTQKDREGGRRFGVNVAWLWQQAGVKILHLGGVAGPIGIEEQILIGRPDVVLIPVGGGPKAYTPAEAKQTLQLLKPKMVIPTHFKTQAADAAACDLVPLDEFLALMDGTPVRRLNNDTISIKSADLPQTGSVIEVLSYRFGG
- a CDS encoding anthranilate synthase component II, with product MIIVIDNYDSFTYNLVQYLGELGAQLPVASEVQVYRNDQISLAEIRRLQPAAVVISPGPGRPEDAGISLELIKELGPTLPILGVCLGHQSIGQVFGGKIVSAPVLMHGKTSQVEHAGVGVFQGVESPMIATRYHSLVIEKQSCPEVLEITAWVEDGTIMGVRHREYPHIEGVQFHPESILTTSGKQLLRNFLERL
- a CDS encoding diacylglycerol kinase encodes the protein MTLDRPSISSQIAQFLPMPQDSSSQTVHESKKALKYNRELSWKIASSLATSFRYAWGGLSYAFETQRNFRIHTVIGTLAIGLGLFLQLKPVEISVIGVTIGIVLAMELLNTAIESVVDLTVGQSYHELAKIAKDCGAGAVLVSAMAAIIVGAALLLPPLWAVVQIAIGRQ
- the ybeY gene encoding rRNA maturation RNase YbeY, with translation MLIEVNVEDCYGIAQQSADASNLPEIAASGEISAETWENWFSVWLENQAADVPAAPGYEVSLRLTADTEMQALNLQYRQQDRPTDVLAFAALEVDCPQLEEMQSSEPLYLGDIVISIDTANRQAQQQGHPLKTELAWLAAHGFLHLLGWDHPDEESLAQMLDRQETLLRAIGLTIQTA
- a CDS encoding DUF3285 domain-containing protein, producing MSQPPSAIPASEESAETQTAPTNTAPPPSYVKLAMRNMVRKRATSLFHFALTAIGLLGVLVGLAFLDRYFNS
- a CDS encoding DUF4058 family protein, translating into MPNPFPGMNPYLESPELWRSVHNRLIVAIADLLTPQLLPKYLVDIEQRIYQLSGEDALVIGIPDVTIQRSLAPTTETTSNVAVAAPPTQSLKVRIPWPVEVKESYLQVIETETKKVVTVIEVLSPTNKRPGKGREMYEAKREKVFGSRTHLVEIDLLRSYQPMLVFDNDIEASYRILVSRANQRPLADLYLFNLPDMIPAFPLPLRAGDEEPIVDLQALLNGVYDRAAYDFRIDYTAAPVPALSESDAVWADALLGERGQVDSSQV
- a CDS encoding DUF4058 family protein, which gives rise to MPNPFPGMNPYLEHPDFWPEVHHLLISVIKESLTPQLRPKYRVAIEKRIYEIKGENSLLVAIPDVSIQQKRRPASAIASNAVAVASRTVQPLKVRIPVSEEFREGYLEVIDMATKEVVTVIEVLSPANKRWGEGREKYDNKRNKIFDSSTHLVEIDLLRAGEPLPIFGHSYKSDCRVLVSRSNQRPIADLYLFNLPDTIPAFPLPLRPEDVEPVLDLQALINQVYDRAGYDFEIDYTADAVPPLSETDAVWADSLLRERALRG